One genomic region from Bactrocera tryoni isolate S06 chromosome 3, CSIRO_BtryS06_freeze2, whole genome shotgun sequence encodes:
- the LOC120772506 gene encoding activity-regulated cytoskeleton associated protein 2-like codes for MENNNGQTVIQISVEQLNSLIDAAKTVSTAATTKGSLSNCTSHFRGQRDHEAVEEFITAILTYKELQSISDEDALKGLSLLLHGIASTWWQGVRKEAKTWTDAIALIRQHFSPTKPAYQIYMEIFIKKQDERTPIDTFVCQKRALLAQLPEDRHDEETELDLVYGLLNIKYRRHIQRLDIKTFRELLEKCRIIEHNNLEYDTVQLLHATKRSKRCSHCNFRGHTYDECRKRKNENDGKTGEVRSSSNEANENQ; via the coding sequence atGGAAAACAAtaacggacagacagtcataCAAATATCTGTCGAgcaattaaattcacttatcgATGCAGCAAAAACCGTATccaccgccgccaccaccaAGGGCTCGTTAAGCAACTGCACGAGCCACTTCCGCGGACAACGCGACCACGAGGCCGTCGAAGAGTTCATCACCGCAATTCTGACCTACAAAGAGCTTCAGTCGATCAGTGATGAAGATGCACTCAAAGGACTATCACTGCTGTTGCACGGTATAGCCTCCACATGGTGGCAAGGTGTACGTAAAGAAGCGAAAACGTGGACCGATGCTATCGCACTGATCCGCCAACACTTCTCACCCACCAAACCAGCCTACCAAATATACAtggaaatttttatcaaaaagcaAGACGAACGCACTCCCATCGACACCTTTGTCTGTCAGAAGCGTGCGCTGCTTGCACAGCTACCGGAGGATCGTCACGACGAGGAGACTGAATTGGATTTGGTTTACGGCTTATTGAACATCAAATATCGTCGGCATATACAACGTCTGGATATCAAGACATTCCGGGAGTTATTGGAGAAATGTCGTATCATTGAACACAATAACTTGGAGTACGACACCGTGCAACTGTTGCATGCCACTAAACGAAGCAAACGCTGCAGCCACTGTAACTTCCGTGGACACACTTACGATGAATGCCGAAAACGCAAAAACGAAAACGACGGCAAAACCGGCGAAGTCAGAAGCAGTTCCAATGAGGCCAACGAAAACCAATAA
- the LOC120771696 gene encoding activity-regulated cytoskeleton associated protein 1-like, translated as MSQQSTIQLTTEQLQLMLDSVRSAAVAAANCAAPSTVMMRGTFMYCNSRLGDQHDSAYVEEFIQSVLAYKDMESISDEDALKSIAILFYGEAALWWLGVRGAKEVHTWDEAIALIREHFAPAKQAYQLYMEIFEEKQDDETAIGTFVCRMRAQLAQLPEGRHNEETELDMVYGLLNMKYRRQILRQDVKTFRDLLERGRAVEHNCKEADVKKRKNNS; from the coding sequence atgtcACAACAATCCACCATTCAGCTGACGACCGAGCAGCTGCAATTAATGCTGGACTCGGTGCGTTCTGCAGCCGTTGCCGCGGCCAATTGTGCCGCCCCTTCCACCGTGATGATGAGGGGCACGTTCATGTATTGCAACAGTCGACTTGGCGATCAACATGATTCCGCTTATGTCGAGGAGTTTATACAATCGGTATTGGCTTACAAGGATATGGAATCGATTAGCGATGAGGACGCACTTAAAAGTATAGCCATACTGTTTTACGGCGAGGCTGCTCTATGGTGGCTCGGTGTGCGTGGGGCGAAGGAAGTACACACTTGGGACGAGGCAATCGCTTTGATTCGTGAGCACTTCGCACCCGCCAAACAAGCTTATCAACTTTATATGGAGATCTTTGAGGAAAAGCAAGATGACGAGACAGCCATTGGAACATTTGTCTGCCGGATGCGTGCTCAACTGGCACAATTGCCCGAGGGACGTCACAATGAGGAAACCGAGTTGGATATGGTCTATGGTTTGCTGAATATGAAGTATCGGCGTCAAATATTACGTCAGGATGTTAAAACTTTCCGTGATTTGCTTGAGAGAGGAAGGGCCGTTGAGCATAATTGTAAGGAAGCCGATGTGAAGAAACGTAAAAATAATTCCTGA